From BD1-7 clade bacterium, one genomic window encodes:
- the pilT_1 gene encoding Twitching mobility protein has product MDIDRLLKLMVDKGASDLFITTGVPPSIKINGRVMPVSNAKLSPEKCRETVLSVMTESQRKEFVRDKELNFAISARGIGRFRVSAFYQRNLAAMVLRRIETNIPDIDQLRLPSVIKDVAMTKRGLIVFVGGTGTGKSTSLAAMIGHRNKNSKGHIITIEDPIEFIHAHQGCIVTQREVGIDTDSFEIALKNTLRQAPDVILIGEVRTRETMEHAITFAETGHLCLCTLHANNANQALDRIMNFFPPERHDQLWLDLSLNLKAMIAQQLIRTPDGKGRRAAIEVMLNTPLAQDMIRKGDVPGLKPLMAKSNEAGMQTFDQALFRLFKQGEITYEDALSSADSANDLRLMIKLDSEHDFMQEVEKGGLRIEGDDDDPKSGMMRR; this is encoded by the coding sequence TCAGTAATGCTAAGTTGTCGCCGGAAAAATGCCGCGAAACGGTGTTGTCGGTGATGACAGAAAGCCAGCGCAAAGAATTTGTGCGCGATAAAGAACTCAATTTTGCGATTAGTGCGCGAGGTATTGGGCGATTTCGTGTAAGCGCTTTTTATCAGCGTAATTTGGCGGCCATGGTGTTGCGCCGTATAGAAACCAATATTCCGGATATTGATCAACTGCGTTTGCCATCGGTAATCAAGGATGTTGCCATGACCAAGCGTGGCCTGATCGTGTTTGTGGGTGGTACCGGTACGGGTAAATCAACCTCGCTGGCAGCAATGATTGGGCATCGTAACAAAAACAGCAAAGGACATATCATTACGATTGAGGATCCGATCGAGTTTATTCATGCGCATCAAGGTTGCATCGTTACACAGCGAGAAGTGGGTATCGATACGGACTCCTTTGAAATTGCGTTGAAGAATACGCTGCGACAGGCGCCGGATGTGATTCTTATTGGTGAGGTGCGTACTCGTGAAACGATGGAGCATGCCATTACCTTTGCTGAGACGGGGCACTTGTGTTTGTGTACCTTGCATGCAAACAATGCCAACCAGGCACTTGATCGAATCATGAATTTCTTCCCGCCGGAGCGGCATGATCAGTTGTGGCTCGATTTATCATTGAATCTTAAGGCGATGATCGCGCAGCAATTGATTCGTACACCCGATGGTAAAGGCCGGCGTGCGGCGATTGAGGTCATGTTGAATACGCCATTGGCGCAGGACATGATTCGTAAAGGCGATGTGCCAGGGCTTAAGCCGTTAATGGCCAAATCTAACGAAGCCGGTATGCAAACCTTTGACCAGGCCTTGTTCCGGTTATTCAAGCAAGGTGAAATCACCTACGAAGACGCGCTTTCTTCGGCAGATTCTGCCAACGATTTACGCCTGATGATCAAGCTTGATAGTGAGCATGATTTCATGCAAGAAGTGGAAAAAGGCGGCCTTCGTATTGAAGGAGACGACGACGATCCGAAATCGGGCATGATGCGTCGTTAA